Proteins encoded together in one Triticum dicoccoides isolate Atlit2015 ecotype Zavitan chromosome 7B, WEW_v2.0, whole genome shotgun sequence window:
- the LOC119339272 gene encoding B3 domain-containing protein Os06g0107800-like, with the protein MALTAALGRRGAEQDQEGGGGGNGGNGNGGGEGRMIMREDMFDKVVTPSDVGKLNRLVVPKHFAERHLLPRVPGGAAGAACPGAVLRFEDGRGGGKAWAFRFSYWSSSQSYVITKGWSAFVRDRRLAAGDTVSFCRAGARLFIDCRRRGAGVVSAPTTCLLVPVALPQQATLDQDRAPRGRRLRLFGVDLELAGAE; encoded by the coding sequence ATGGCGTTGACGGCCGCGCTGGGGAGACGGGGAGCGGAGCAAGATCaggaaggcggtggcggcggcaatgGTGGCAATGGCAatggtggcggcgaggggaggatgATCATGCGGGAGGACATGTTCGACAAGGTGGTGACGCCGAGCGACGTGGGGAAGCTGAACCGGCTGGTGGTGCCCAAGCACTTCGCGGAGCGGCACCTCCTCCCGCGGGTCCCCGGCGGCGCGGCGGGGGCGGCCTGCCCCGGAGCCGTGCTGCGGTTCGAGGACGGCCGCGGCGGCGGGAAGGCGTGGGCGTTCCGCTTCTCCTACTGGAGCAGCAGCCAGAGCTACGTCATCACGAAAGGGTGGAGCGCCTTCGTCCGCGACCGCCGTCTCGCCGCCGGCGACACCGTCTCCTTCTGCCGCGCCGGCGCGCGCCTCTTCATCGACTGCCGGAGGCGTGGGGCCGGGGTCGTCTCGGCGCCGACGACATGCCTCCTCGTTCCAGTGGCGCTTCCGCAGCAGGCGACGTTGGACCAAGACAGGGCACCGCGCGGGCGGCGCCTCCGGCTGTTCGGCGTGGACCTCGAGCTCGCCGGTGCAGAATGA